DNA sequence from the bacterium genome:
GCCTACTCGTACGTGAACAAGGAGCGCTGCGAAGAGGTGGTGGAGTACCGCCGCGTCGACGCCGCGGACGACCCGCTGGTCGCCCTGGCCGAACGCACCGCCCTGGCGACCTGGCGGACGCTGGGCTGCCGCGACGGCGGGCGCGTGGACCTGCGCACCGACGACCGGGGCGTCCCCCAGGTCATGGAGATCAACCCCCTGGCCGGCCTGCACCCGGAGCATTCCGACCTGCCCATGATCGCGACGTCGCGGGGCATGCCGTACGTGGAGCTCATCGACCACATCGTCCAGTCCGCAGCCGAACGGCTGGCGACCACGCCGCGGCTACGCAGGGAGATGATCGATGCGCGTCCTCGTCCTGCATGACGACGTGCCAGCTGACGCCGCGCCCGACGCGCGCGACGTCCTCGTGCAGGCGGCGGCGGTGGTGGAAGCCCTGACCCGGCTCGGCCACGCGCCGGAGGTGCTGGGCTGCGGCCCGGACCTCGCGTCGCTCGAGTCCGAGCTGGCGCGACGCCGCCCCGACCAGGTCTTCAACCTGGTGGAGAGCCTCCGGGGGCACGGGCGCCTCATCCACGTCGTGCCCGGGCTGCTCGACGCCCTCGGCGTCGTCTACGCCGGCTGCCCGGCCGAGGCGCTTTTCACGACCTCGCACAAGATCCTCGCCAAGCGGCTGCTGGCCGGCGCCGGCCTGCCGACGCCCGCCTGGTACACGCTCCGCGGCGGCGAGCTGGAACCCGGCGGCGGCGGCGGGACGGATCCGCAG
Encoded proteins:
- a CDS encoding D-alanine--D-alanine ligase, producing MRVLVLHDDVPADAAPDARDVLVQAAAVVEALTRLGHAPEVLGCGPDLASLESELARRRPDQVFNLVESLRGHGRLIHVVPGLLDALGVVYAGCPAEALFTTSHKILAKRLLAGAGLPTPAWYTLRGGELEPGGGGGTDPQRCLVKSVWEDASVGLDDASLVPGDRAAVRAAMAQRDG